TTTCTATATTTGAAAAAATAATCATAAAACTGCTCATTCTTCCAAAATATCCCGTTATAATTTGCTTATATAGACGTTTGTTGAACAAAATTTAACGGCTTAATCAACTATTATATCATTTATCCAGCACTTTCTACTTTCGTAATATGAAAGTGATAAACGATAATAAGTCTTCATATATAACTTTAAATATCTGAATAAAAAATATTGAATTATGCATTGGTATCTATAATATCTATAACGATTCACGCAAAAGAACTTAAATATTCTATGCATTCTCTCTCTAAAATAAAAAAGATGCAAAAAGTGCACCTTTAGAAGTTCATTATTTCGTTGTTTGACGTGGTGTAAAGAGATAGCTTAATTCAATTTCACGATCATCAATCTCATCATCATTGAGCATCTTAGTTAAAACACGCATTGCAACTGCTCCAAGGTCATATGATGGAATTGCAAAGCTTGAAAGACGCGGACGCACCATGTTGTTGTATTTAGAATCAATGAGACATACAACTTCCAATTCATCAGGGATGCTCACATTGCATTCGTTTGCTGCATTGAGTGCAGAAATTGCTTGTGAGTCTCGGTTTGCAGTTAAGAAGTTATACGGTAATGTTTGAATTGTGTCTTTAAAGTAATCATAAGAACGACGGTATTCTCCAGGAATTTCAATATAGCCATCCCCTTCAAAACCCAGTTCTTCATACGCACGTTTTAACCCACGAATCATTTCCTGAGTTGTGAATTCATTTTTTCTATCTTGGATTACACCAACTTTACAATCAGGATTTGCTTTCATTTTCTTTAATGCAAGCTCATAAACTGCTTTTTCAATATCCACAAATACTGACGATATATTTCCATCAGACATACGGTTACCAATTAATACGATTGGGAACTGATATTTACTTAATTCAGCAAGTTCATTTTCTAAAAGTTGATCATTATAAATAATAACACCATCAACACGTGATTTAATAATACCGTCGATGATATCGTCAATATCTACAATCCCCTCAGACATTGTATGTAACATAATATTGTACTTGTAGATTTTCGCAACATCAATCAATCCATTGATAATTTGACCCGTGTAACCAAAACTTGCTTCTGGAACTACGAGTGCAATTGTTGTGGATTTTTGTAATGCTAATCCTTGAGCAATCGCATTTGGTTTGTAACCCAGTTTGCTGATTGCTTCTTCTACCTTAATACGTGTTTCGTCACGAACAATTTCTAAACCATTAATTACGCGTGATACTGTAGCAAGAGATACACCAGCCTCTTTTGCTACATCATAGATCGTCACTCTTTTCATTATTCTCTCCTCTGTCTTCAGGTTCTGTTTCTTCATTATCATTTACTTCTTCTTCAAAATCTGGATAATCACCAAACAAATCATCAACATCTGGTGTTTGTTTGCTTGTATCAGAGCGAGAATCTAACCATTCTTTTAGTTTCAAAGAACTAACTTTAAGGGCATCCCCACCGATAGTTACGATATCCTTCGCAACGTCTTTTGTTTTTTGCACACCTTCAATAAATCGTGGATCTTCAGATACAGTATGAATCGTTTCCTTCACCTTTTCATACCCATCTTGTGCAACATCTTTAATTTTGTCTACAGTTTCAGGAGTGTTTACTTTGTCAACGACTTTGCGCGCACCTTCATAAACATTTTGATAGACATCTTTCACAGATGACCCCACAGATTTATCCGAATCAATCACTGTAAGTGCAGATTCTAATATTGAACGATTTTTCTCTACAAGAACATCTACACGATCTTCAACCATTGCATGGTCTTTAAATTGTGAAATGATTTCTAGGGAACGAACGTTCATATCGTTTAATGTTGAAATGGTTTTATCTCTAAAATCGATAAGTCGATCTTGATTCTTTTTCTTTGAAATCAAATCATTACTTTGTCGATAAAAGTCATAAATTAAATCATCAATTTCGTATACTACTTCTGTTAAATATGCATCATATTTACTCATAAACACCAAAATCCTCCTCTTTGACCTCTTGATCATCTGATTCCTTATCTGAATGTTTCTTATTTGAAGCGAAGATATCTTTCCCCCAGTTAACAAGAGAGTCTGAATTCTTGATTGCATATGTTGCAACACTAGCTACAACACCGTTCGCAGCAGAATTAACTTTGTCTACGGTTTGAGCGACACCCACAATTGCATCCATCGGCTCGTTAAGCTTGTCAATAAGTTCATTGGCAGTATCAACGGTTTTATCTAAGTTATCAATTGTCTTATTCATACGTTCAACTGTTTGTGGCAATGGTTTAACCATAACCATCAAACGATAAATAAGAATTGCTAGAAAGATTAGGCATATCAAGCCAACAAATGGCAATAGTAATAATGAAACATCGTGTAATGACTCTAAAAGTGCATCCATTTAATTATCACCTCTTTTAATAAATATTATACACATTAATGAAACTGTTTTCAATCATTGTAAATGGTCTTTCAGTAAATTTTTCAAATTATAAACGTCTTTATCGCTCATAAATACATAAACGGCGGGTTCAAAAGCTAAAAGTGCTTGAACGCTTTGCTCATCTTCATCGACCATAAAAGCGCCCTCAATTCGTGATTGAAGGAACGTTGCATCAATATCAATCCCATCTTGAGCATCATCAATGCTGGTGAAGGGACAAATTGCAACTTCATCTGCAATTGATAATGACGTGATAAATTCATTGATAAAATGATAGATTCGCCCTACTCTATGCGGTTTAAATATTGCAACAATTTTTTTATTTGGATAGCGTATGCGTGTTGCTTCTAATGTTACTTTTATTTCTGTTGGATGGTGAGCATAGTCATCGATTAGAATGGACTCACCGACTGTTTCAATGCTGTAACGGCGTTTTGCACCACTAAAGTTTTGAAGACCTCTTTCAATTAAATCAACCGGGATTTCTTCATATAGTCCAACTGCAATTACAGATAATGCATTTAATATCATATGATCACCAACAAGTGGTAAATCAAAGCGTTTAATGAATTGTCCATGGGCAATCACATCAAAATATGAATGTGTCTCGCTGCGGTCGATATTAATTGCTTGAAAGTCATTCTTAGTCGAAAAACCATAGGTTAACGTTGTTGGCGCAAGATTTAAACGTGCAAAGTGTGGGTCATCACCCCATGCAATCACTACTTCTTTAACATTTTTTGAAAATTCATTGTAGGCACTAAGGTAATCGGCTTCATCTTTAAAATAATCGACGTGATCCAATTCAAAGTTTGTCATAACCGCAATATCAGGATGGTATGCTAAAAAATGACGTCTAAACTCACACGCCTCTACTGCAAAATAATAATCATCGTTTTCTACAAGCCCACTACCATCACCAATGAGATATCCAGTATTCTTATATTCTGAAAGCATATCTTTCAGTAAAGTTGTCGTTGTCGTTTTACCATGCGTTCCACTCACGGAAATCGTACGATATTGACCCATCAGGTGCCCTAAGAATTGATGGTAACGATACACTGTAACTGTCTTATTATTTGAAGCAGCAACCACTTCTTCAAACGTATCATCAAATGCATTTCCGACAATCACAATTGTATGATCGCGAATGTTACTTGGATTGAATGAATAGATGGGAATGTTCGCTTCAATAAGGCGTGTTTCTGTGAAAAAATGCTTGTCTAAGTCTGATCCAGATACGTTATACCCTAAGTCTTTACAGATTAAGGCTAATGCAGACATCCCTGTGCCCTTAATTCCAATAAAATATATATCTTTATGATTCACTCGAGTCATCTCCTTCTAAGTAATCAAAAAGAGTAGTTTGAACTTCATCAGTTTTTGAAGTTTTGTCATAATCAGGTGTAATCATTGACTCGACATCTAGTTCTAAAATCGATAAGTCAACTGGACCACTGCCTTGTGACTCAGGTTCTTCAACTTTACCATACATAGGACTGATAACTTCTGTTAATGGGGTGCGCTTTTTAACTGGCGTTTGTTTTGGTTTGCTTAATGGTTCATTTTGAAGCTGCGAACCACCATGAATTGGACTTAAGATTTCATGAGCAACATACGGTTTCGATGTGTCACGACGCACTTCACGTGGTGTTTCTTGAA
This DNA window, taken from Erysipelothrix larvae, encodes the following:
- a CDS encoding LacI family DNA-binding transcriptional regulator, yielding MKRVTIYDVAKEAGVSLATVSRVINGLEIVRDETRIKVEEAISKLGYKPNAIAQGLALQKSTTIALVVPEASFGYTGQIINGLIDVAKIYKYNIMLHTMSEGIVDIDDIIDGIIKSRVDGVIIYNDQLLENELAELSKYQFPIVLIGNRMSDGNISSVFVDIEKAVYELALKKMKANPDCKVGVIQDRKNEFTTQEMIRGLKRAYEELGFEGDGYIEIPGEYRRSYDYFKDTIQTLPYNFLTANRDSQAISALNAANECNVSIPDELEVVCLIDSKYNNMVRPRLSSFAIPSYDLGAVAMRVLTKMLNDDEIDDREIELSYLFTPRQTTK
- a CDS encoding DUF948 domain-containing protein, which gives rise to MDALLESLHDVSLLLLPFVGLICLIFLAILIYRLMVMVKPLPQTVERMNKTIDNLDKTVDTANELIDKLNEPMDAIVGVAQTVDKVNSAANGVVASVATYAIKNSDSLVNWGKDIFASNKKHSDKESDDQEVKEEDFGVYE
- the murC gene encoding UDP-N-acetylmuramate--L-alanine ligase; the protein is MNHKDIYFIGIKGTGMSALALICKDLGYNVSGSDLDKHFFTETRLIEANIPIYSFNPSNIRDHTIVIVGNAFDDTFEEVVAASNNKTVTVYRYHQFLGHLMGQYRTISVSGTHGKTTTTTLLKDMLSEYKNTGYLIGDGSGLVENDDYYFAVEACEFRRHFLAYHPDIAVMTNFELDHVDYFKDEADYLSAYNEFSKNVKEVVIAWGDDPHFARLNLAPTTLTYGFSTKNDFQAINIDRSETHSYFDVIAHGQFIKRFDLPLVGDHMILNALSVIAVGLYEEIPVDLIERGLQNFSGAKRRYSIETVGESILIDDYAHHPTEIKVTLEATRIRYPNKKIVAIFKPHRVGRIYHFINEFITSLSIADEVAICPFTSIDDAQDGIDIDATFLQSRIEGAFMVDEDEQSVQALLAFEPAVYVFMSDKDVYNLKNLLKDHLQ